TCGCAAAAGCTTTGCCTGCATGGAAACCGTCATCTCCCCGATCTCGTCCAGGAAGAGGGTCCCCCCCTCTGCGGCCTCGAAAAGCCCGATCTCGCGGCTCCCCGCGCCGGTGAAGGAGCCTTTCTCGTGGCCGAAGAGCTCGCTCTCCATAAGGGAATCGGGGATCGCCGCGCAGTTGATGGCAAAGAACGGCTTTTCCCTGCGGGGGCTGCCGTCGTGGACCGCGCGGGCGACCAGCTCCTTCCCGGTCCCCGATTCGCCGTAGATCAGAACCGTCGTCTGCGTCGGCGCGATCTTGTTGATCATGCGCACCACCTCCATCATCTTCGGGTGGTCGCCGATCATGTTCGGAAGCCGCTTCGTCTCCGCGAGCTTCTTGTGCAGGACCCTGTTTTCCTTCAGGAGCGCGATGTGCTCGAAGGCGCGCTGCAGGGTGAGGATCAGGTCATCCCGCTCCAGCGGTTTCTCCAGGTAGTCGAACGCACCCTTCTTCATCGCCTCCACCGCCGAGTCGACGGTGCCGTGCGCGGTCATCATCACCACGCACTGGCGCGGCGTCTCGGCGAGCACCCGTTCCATGAGCTCCATGCCGGACATCCCCTGCATCTTCAGGTCGGTGAGGATGAGGTCGAACTCCTCCCGCTCCAGTTCCAGGAGGGCCTCCCTGGCTCCGGAGACGGCGCGGACCCGGTACCCTTCCTTGCCGAGAATGGTGCTGAGGATGTCCCGCTGCCCCTTTTCGTCGTCGACTACCAGAATGCTGCCGTTCATGCGCGCTCCTTCTATTTCATGCCATCCTCACCGGTTCCCCTTGGAAGGGAGGTGCGGGAGATGAAAAATGCTGATCTTGTGTAAGATGTAGGCCGGAATAAGCGAAGCGTTTCCGGCAACCTCGTCCGCAACGTGAATCGGCTGGCGCCGACGCCGGGAACGCCTTTGGCTTATCCCGGCCTACAAAGGCCTCCCGTCGCCTGACCGACTCGATCCTGCTACGCCGCGGAGCTCTGCGGCGCTGCTGAATCCTGGTTCTGCGCGGGCTGCTGCTCCGCGGGGAGGATGACAGTGAAGGTCGTCCCCACTCCCACGGTGCTCGCCACTTCCAGCGAACCGCCGTGTTCCTTCACGATCCTCTCGGTAATGGCGAGCCCGAGCCCGATCCCCGCTTCCTTCGTGGTGAAGTACGGCTGGAACACCTTTTCCAGGTCCTGCGGGGGGATCCCTGTTCCGGAGTCGCTGAAGGTAAGGCGGACGGTGCCGTTCTTCTCATCGAGCGTCGCGCCGAGCACGATCTTCCCGCCATCGTGCATCGACTGCGCGGCGTTGGTGATGAAGTTGGTCAGGCAGTTCCGCATGAGCTCCGGGTCCACATTTATAACGGGCAGATCCGCCGCAATTTCCCGCACGACCTCTATCTGCTGCTCCCGCAGCTTGTCCTGCAGGATCGGCATCGTCTTGTCCAGCAGGTCAGCGTACGAGATCTTTTGCCGGCGCAGCTTGAGGGGGCGCCCGTAGTTCATGAAATTCAGCACCATGTAGTTCGCCTTGCGCACCTCTTCTTTGATCGTGGAGGTGATGCTGGTGAGCTCGTCGCTGCGCCCCGGGCAAATCGGTAAAAGCTCGCTCTGCAGGTGGTCGATGGCAAGGCTTATGTAGTTCAGCGGGTTTCTTATCTCGTGGGCGATGCCGGAGGCGAGCTGCCCGACCTTGGAGAGGTGTTCCGCCTCGAAAAGCCGCTTTTCCAGAAGCTCCCTCTCCTTCAGCTTTGCAACCATCTCGTTCAGGTTCTCCGCGAGCTCCCCCATCTCGTCGCCGCTCTGGACCTGAAAGGTCACGCTCAGGTCCCCGGCGGAGACGTCCTTCACGCCGCTCGCCAGTCGATGGATCGGTGCCGTGTACCTGCGGGCGAGGAAGATGGTGAGGATCATGCCGATGACGAAGACCATGCTGGTGGCCGCGAGACGCCGCACGAAGTTCGCATGCTGGATGTCCCGGATGTTGTCCAGCAGGAGATTGACCTGTACGTAGCCAAGCTGCTCATCCCCCACGATGACCGGGACCACCAGGTCGTAGGGGTGCAGTGAGGCATTCACGGAGCTAGCTCCACCTTTGCGTGCCTTCAGCCCCTTTTCCAGCTTCTTTATCTCACGCTTCTTCCCGACCTGCGCCGGGTCGGAGGAGTTGATGATCTCCCCCTCGTTGCTGATGATGTTGATCTGGTTGATCCCCTTCGTCTTCGCCTGTTTCATGTACTCCTTCAGGCGGGACGACTCGAGCTCCGAGTCGGAGGTCAGGTCCTCGACACTGAGCTGGATCGCCTTTGATACTTCCGTGGAGCTCTCCTGGATCTCCTGCACCAGGTCGTTCTGGCTGGCCTGGTTCATCACGAAGAGGATGAGCACGGCCATGATCAGGAGGGACAGCATGATCATCACGAGCTTTGTGTTTAGTTTCATGAAGAGGAAGCTCCTGGAAAGGTGCGGGACGGCGTCGCGTGTCTCCTGCCGCACGACGTCCCCTGCGGGGCGGTTTCCGCTCGACGCGCCGGCTTCGCGACCATCGCTGGATGTGAGCTGGGTTCGCTGAGGGGAAGATTGACTGGCTGCACGGTGCCTGCCTTCGGTGTTCTTCCAGGGCAGGAGGCCCGTTTTAATGATCCGCGAGGTGCATTGTCCATCGAAATGGCGGGCGGTTTGGCCGTAACTGTGCAGAACCACCACATCTTCGCACTATACAATAGCCCCGGCCGTGAAACAAGATGTATGTCCCCGGAGGCGCTGGACAAATTCATGTTCATGAATATCATTTCTGCTGATGCGTTCGGCAAATACGGAGGGGGATATGGACTACACGGTGGAAAAGGTCTATGAGAATGTGCCGATCGAGCCGTTGGGGGGGCAGAGAGAGCGCCAGCGCAAAAAAGAAGACCCGCCGAAGCAGAAGCAACGGCGGGACAGTGTAACGATATCGGAGGAGGCGAGAAAAAGGGTCCTCGGCGAGAGCTCCGACGAAGAGACCTACGCCTGAGGCCCGGACAGGGCCAAGGTCAGGCGAAGACGGTGCGGTCCTTCTCGAACGCTTCCCGAAATATTTCCATGACCTCGTTCACCTTCTGCTCATTCATGCGCAGGAGAGCTGCCGCCTTCGAGCCGGCTACATCCAGCTCCTGCGGCTCCCTCACCCCGATCCCCAGCTTCAGGCAGAAGAGGTCCGCAAGGGAGATGACTGCCGCGAGGTTCACCACCGCTGGATCCGAGATCTCGTCGAAGTCCAGCGCATGGTGCTGCAGGACGGCGTCGGTAAGGAGCTGCGGGAAGTTCCACTTGCGGATCACGTGGGCTCCGACCTCGTCGTGCCCGAAGGGGTACAGGAGCTTCTCCCCTTCCCGGAAGGAAATCCCCTCGTTGTAGCACAGCTGCATCACGTCCTGGAACTTCCTCTTGTCCAGCGTGTTCATGATGATCTTCCCGATGTCGTGGAAGAGCCCGGCGAGGAAGGCCTCCTCCTCGTTCGCGGCCCGGGTCGCGCTGGCGATGATGCGCGCTGCCAGCCCCGCCGCAAAGGAGTGCTCCCACAGCATCTTCTCCGTGAGGCCGTACGGCTTGTACACCTGCTTCACGGATGCCGCCACCACGAGGCTGCGCAAGGTGCTGAACCCGAGGATGACGACAGCGGTCGATAGCGTCTGGATCTGGCGCTGGCACCCGTAGAAGGAGGAGTTCGATATCTTGAGGACGCGGGCGGCCACGGCAGGATCGGAAGCGACCACCTTCGCCAGTTCATCGGCGGTGGCGCTTTCGCTCTCGATCAGCTGCATCACCTTCAGTGCCACCACGGGGATGGTCGGCAGATCAACCGCCGAGTTGATTGCGGCTTCTAGTTCCTTGTTCATTGTCACGGCATACCTCTGTCTGTCTTACCTGATATGGATAACCACTTAGCTCTTTCCAACGGGAGGGTCGGGGGCAGGATGGGGTTCCATCCATCTCTTCGGAAGAAACGCCGGTAACTTGAGGAGTGACGACAGCTGCTCAGAAAATAAGATTCACCTCGAGGAAATCGCCAGCAAGCGGCGATTATCATTGAAAGCGGCGGCAACGCGCGGCTATACTGCAGAAAAAAAAGGACGGACCGTGATAGTAAAAAGCGCCCATTTCGTAAAAAGTGCCACGAGGCCAGCCCATTACCCGGAGGGGGATCTTCCGGAGATCGCCTTTGCCGGCCGCTCCAACGTCGGGAAATCCTCGCTGGTCAACGTGCTGGTAAACCGCAAGAACCTGGTGCGGACCAGCTCGACCCCCGGGCGCACCCAGCTCATCAACTTTTTCCAGGTCAACGACTGCTTCACCCTCGTCGATCTTCCCGGCTACGGCTATGCGAAGGTCCCGCTGGAGGTGAAGAAGGCGTGGCGGCCGATGATGGAGACCTACCTCTCCAAGAGACGCAACCTGCGCGGGGTCGTCCTCATTGTGGACATCCGCCGGACCCCGGTGGAGGAGGACCTGCAGATGCTCGAGTGGCTGCGTGCCTACTCCGTTCCGCCGATCGTGGTGGTCACGAAGTGCGACAAGGTCTCCAAGAACGAGCGCGCCAGGCAGACTGCCATCATCGCCGAGCGGCTGGGGGTCGAAAAGAGCGAGCTGAGCTTCTTCTCCGCCCTTTCCAAAGAGGGGAAGGACGGCATCTGGGCGCGCATCGACGCGCTCCTCGAAGTCGGCGCTGAAGGAACGGAGCAGCCGGAGAACGCGGGTATTGAAGCGTCTTGACCACCCCTTCGTCCGGAAGCTGGCTGAGACGTAAGAAAAAATGCGTGAGAAGAAGCTCAGACTCCTTTCTGTTTGACTTTGCTGGCTCCGTCTGATAGAAAACGCACAAAATTAAATACTAGAATCATTCAGGTGCCCCGAGAGGGGGTAAAAGGGAAGAGGGTGAGAATCCCTCGCTGTCCCGCAACTGTGAACGGTGATGAAAGCCGCTTTGAAGCCACTGACTATCTCGGGAAGGCGCGGCAAGTAAATTGACCCGTAAGTCAGGAAACCTGCCTGGATGCTTGCTCAAGGAACCTCCGTGGCAGAGGGCCTAAGCCAGAAATCGCACCCGCTTTCCGACTTGAGACCCGTCCTCCACCTGGAGGCGGGTCTTTTTTATGTCCAAGATCGTACTGGTAACCGGGGGGGCGCGCAGCGGCAAGAGCCGTTTTGCGGAGCAGTTGGCAGAGGGGTATCCCCCCCTGCGCGGCTATCTTGCCACCGCCGAGCCCCGTGACGCAGAGATGACGGAACGAATCGCGCGTCACCAGGAGAGGCGGGGGGCAGGATGGGAGACGGTTGAGGAGCCTCTGGAGCTTCTCGCGGCGCTCCAAAGGAACGAGGGGCGCTACAGCATCTTCCTCGTCGACTGCATCACGCTCTGGCTTTCGAACCTCCTCTTTGCTCTGGAGGGGGACGCCTCGCAGATCATTTCGCGGGTCCGGGAGCTCGCGGCGGCTTTTTCGACCTTCTCCACCCCCCTTATTCTGGTGACGAACGAAGTGGGGATGGGGATCGTGCCGGAGCATCCGCTGGCTCGCACTTTCCGAGACCTAGCGGGGGAGGCGAACCAGATCATCGCCGCCGCGGCTGATGAAGTCTACGTTTCGATTTCGGGGATGCCGCTGAAGCTGAAGTGAGCAGGACCTGCTGGTTTTATTGCGATGAAATTTTAAAGGAGGGGAGAAATGGAACTGTTACAGAATACGCTCGGCCGGATCGAGCCGGTAGAAGAGGCATTCCTCACGAAGGCGCAGGCAAAGCTCGATCAAAAGACGAAGCCGGTCGGGTCCCTCGGGCGGCTCGAAGAGGTCGCCCGCCGCGTTGCGGCAATCAGGCGCACCCTCTCCCCGGAAACAGAGAAGAAAGTCATCTACACCTTCGCCGGCGACCATGGCGTCGTCGATGAAGGGGTCTCGGCCTTTCCGAAAGAAGTCACTCCCCAGATGGTCCTCAACTTCCTCTCCGGTGGTGCCGGAGTAAATGTCCTGGCACGCCACGCCGGCGCCGAGGTGCGCGTCGTCGACATCGGCGTAGACTACGATTTCGTCCCCGCCCCGGGCCTCACCATCCGGAAGATCGCACGCGGTACCCGCAACTTCGCGAAAAATAGCGCGATGACGACGGAGGAGGCTGTCGCAGCGATCGAAGTCGGCATTTCCCTCGCCGACGAGGCGAAGCGGGAAGGGGTTGCCATGCTCGGCACCGGAGAGATGGGGATCGGAAACACCACACCTTCTTCCGCCATCATCGCCGCTCTCTCCGGGTGCTCCGTCTCCGAGGTCACCAGCCGCGGGACCGGTATCAACGACGCGGCACTGAAGCGGAAGGTCGAGGTGATCGAGGAGGCTCTCGCGCTGCACCGCCCGAACCCGGAGGATCCGCTCGAGGTGCTGGCGAAGGTCGGTGGTCTGGAAATAGCGGGCATAGCCGGTTTGGTACTCGGGGCGGCGGCAAACAGGATTCCGGTGGTGGTGGACGGCTTCATCTCCACGGCAGGAGCTCTCATCGCCTGCGAAATGCATCCCGCCGCGCGTGACTATGTCTTTGCCGCCCACTCTTCCGTGGAGGTCGGCCATGCCCTCATGCTGCAGAGAATGGGCGCCCAGCCGTTGCTCGACCTGAAGCTTCGCCTCGGCGAAGGGACAGGCGCGGCTCTCGCCATGTCTCTCATCGAGGCGGGGGTAAAGGTCCTGAACGAGATGGCGACATTTGACGAGGCCGGAGTCAGCGCAGGGTAGAGGTCCGGAGGGGTAAGACGATGAGGTTTTTCGTCATCGCATTCCAGTTTCTGACCATCGTGCCGCTTCCCTTTGCGGTGCGTTGCGATGACGATGATCTCGGGCGCTCCATGGCCGTCTTCCCGCTCGTCGGGCTGGTCATCGGCGCGCTCCTCGTCTGCGCCGACTACCTCATGGGGGCGCTGCTGCCGCGGTCTGTTGGGGATCTGATACTCGTGGCCCTCTGCACCGTGGTGACCGGCGGATTGCACCTCGACGGCCTCGCCGATGTCTGCGATGGGCTCGCGGCGCGGGGCTCGCGGGAGAGGTTTCTCGAGGTCATGAAGGACCCGCGGGTGGGGGCGGTGGGGGGCGCTGCGCTGGTGCTGGCGCTTCTTTTGAAGTATCAGGCCCTCCTGGCGCTACCCCTCCCTTGCAAGCGGCAGGTGCTCCTCTTCTTCCCGCTGGTGGCGCGGTTCTCCCAGGTGCTGATGACCGTGGGGGCGCAGCGGGCGCGGCGGGACGGGCTGGGGTCGCTCTTCATCGGCGGCGCGGGATGGGGGCAGCTCGCGGTCGCTGGCGTCAGCACTCTCGGCATCGGTCTTTTCCTCTTCGGGCTCAACGGAATCTACTGCGTCGCGGCGCTTGCGGCTTTGACCTGGAGCATGAAATCGTGGGCTCACAGGAGGCTGGGCGGGATCACCGGAGACGTCATCGGGTGTAACAGCGAGCTCAACGAGATCGGCTGCCTCCTGGTGATGCTGATGCTGGTCGGCGGGCGGTAGAGAAACTGGTTAGGCATCTGAAGTTGTAGGCCGGAATAAGCGCAGCGTTTCCGGCATCTCCATTTCCACCATATCATGAGGAGCCGGCACATGACCCCGAAGACGAGAATCCATCTGATCCGCCACGGCGAGGTCAACCCGGCGCACCGCTACAACGGCCAGCGCGATGTCCCCCTCTCCGATCGAGGCGTGGAGCAGTACCACCTGCTCAAGCCGCGGCTGGAAAAGGCGAAGATCACCGCCTGCTACACCAGCGACCTCACCCGCTGCATCCAGGGGGGCGACATCCTCGCCGGCCACCTGGGGATCACGCCGGTGCCGGTGAGTGCGCTCAGGGAACTGAACGTCGGCGAGTGGGAAGGACTGTCTCTCGCCGATATACAGGAAAACCGCCCCGGCGAGCTCGAGGAGCGCCTGGCGGACCCCGTCAATTTCCGCATGCCGAAAGGGGAGACCCTGGTGGAGCTTTCGGAGCGGGTGATGCCAGGATTCCGCGAGATAGTGGAGCGGCATCGGGGCGAGGAGGTACTGGTGGTGGCCCATGGCGGCGTCAACCGCGTCATTCTCCTGCACGCCATCGGTGCCCCCCTTGGCGCCCTTTTCAACATCGCGCAGGACTACTGCTGCCTCAACATCATCGACTACTATGCCGACGGCAATGCAGTGGTGAAACTTCTTAACGGCGGAGCAAGAGAGTGACCAGCGCCATCGTCATCGCCGCGCCCCACAGCGGCTGCGGCAAAACCACCGTTTCCTTAGGGATCATGGAGGCACTGAAGCGGCGCGGCCTGCGGATCGCTCCCTTCAAGACGGGGCCTGACTTCATCGACCCCGGCTACCACCGCGCCGTGACCGGGACCGCGTCCGTCAACCTCGACGGCTGGATGTGCCCGACTTCCTTTATTAGCGACACCTACGCCCATCATGCCGCTGCCGCCGACGTGGCTGTCATCGAAGGCGCCATGGGGCTTTTCGACGGTATCGGAGGCTCATCGGAGGCGGGGAGCACGGCGCAGGTCGCCAAAATTATCGGTGCGCCGGTACTTCTGGTGGTGGACGGCCGAAGCCAGGGGCGCAGCGCCGCTGCACTGGTGCACGGCTTCACCACCTTCGACCCAGCGTTGAAGGTGTGCGGGGTGATCTTCAACAACGTGGGGAGCGAGAATCACGAAAAGGTCCTGCGCGAGGCGCTTCTTGCCTCCAACCCCGACCTGCCGGTCCTCGGCTGCCTGCCCCGGGACCCTTTCCTGGCGATACCCTCCCGCCACCTCGGACTGGTCACCGCCGAGGACAATCCGCTCTCCCCCGACTTTCTCGGCCGCCTCGCCGAGGTGATTGAGCGCCACATCGATCTGGACCGTCTGCTGAAAGTGTCGGCCGCCGCGCCCCGACCTGTCCTGGGCTCTCCTGCTGTCCCGGCCAGCGACGTGGAGCTTGCGGTCGCGCGGGATGCGGCATTCTGCTTCGTGTACGAAGACAACCTGCGCCTCCTGCAGAAAGCGGGGGCGCGGTTGAAGGAATTCTCGCCGCTGGAGGATTCGGCACTTCCGGAAGGGGTATCCGGGATCTACCTCCCCGGTGGCTACCCCGAGCTCTTCGCCTCGCACCTCTCCAGAAATCACGCCATGGCAGGTGCCATCAGGGATGCGGTGGAGGCGGGGATGCCGGTGTACGCCGAGTGCGGCGGCTTTATCTACCTCACCGACGGCGTCCTGGCGGACGGGGTGACGGAGCGTTTCGTGGGGGTCTATCCGGTGCAGGCCAGGATGCTGCCGCGTCGCAAGGCGCTCGGCTACCGCGAGGTCACCTTCGCCCGCGACGGGCTCCTCGGCGATACCGGAACGACCGCACGCGGACACGAATTCCACTACTCCGAAATGGACGCGGTTCCGGACCGCGTCGAGCGTCTCTACTCAGTGCGCCGCAAAGGGGTGTCGCTCGGGAGCGAAGGGTTCCTGTACAAAAATTGCCTCGCCTCCTACATCCATCTCCACTTCGGCAGCGCTCCGGGGCTGGCCGCCAGCTTTGTCGACTCCTGCAGGGAGTACCGCGAAAGGATTACCAGATGAAGACCCAGATCGAGCTAGCACGCGCAGGGATAATCAGCGAGCAGATGGCGGCAGTCGCCCAAAACGAAGGCGTGTCTCCCGAATTCGTACGGGAGAAGACGGCGCAGGGGCGGATCGTCATCCCCTGGAACAGCGTGAGGAAGCCGAAAGCGGTCGGTATCGGGGAAGGGCTGCGGACGAAGGTGAACGCCTCCATCGGCACCTCTTCGGACATCATCGACTACGCCTCCGAGGTCGCCAAGGCCCGTGCCGCAGAGGAATCAGGCGCCGATACCCTCATGGAGCTCTCGGTCGGCGGCGATCTCGACCGGGTGCGGCGCGAGGTGATCGCGGCGGTCGACCTGCCGGTAGGAAACGTCCCGCTGTACCAGGCGTTTTGCGAGGCGAGCCGCAAGTACGGCAACCCCAACAAGCTGGACGACGAGATGCTCTTCGACATCATCGAGCGGCAGTGCGCCGACGGCATGGCCTTCATGGCGGTGCACTGCGGCATCAACCTGTACACCCTGGAGCGCCTGAAGCGCCAGGGGTACCGCTACGGCGGCCTCGTCTCGAAGGGTGGGGTGAGCATGGCGGCGTGGATGCTGGCGACGGGGCGTGAGAACCCGCTGTACGAGCAGTTCGACAGGGTGGTGGGGATCCTCAAGAAGTACGACACGGTCCTCTCCCTCGGAAACGGGCTGCGGGCCGGGGCGATCCACGACTCCAGCGACCGCGCCCAGATCCAGGAGCTCCTCATCAACTGCGAGCTTGCCGAGCTGGGGCGCGAGATGGGGTGCCAGATGCTGGTGGAGGGGCCGGGACACGTGCCGCTCGACGAGATCGAGGGGAACATAAAGCTGCAAAAGAGGATGAGCGGCGGAGCACCGTATTACATGCTCGGTCCGATTGCCACCGACGTCGCGCCCGGCTTCGACCACATCACCGCGGCAATAGGAGCTGCGCAATCCTCCCGCTACGGCGCGGATCTCATCTGCTACATCACCCCCGCCGAGCACCTGGCGCTCCCCAACGAGGAGGATGTCCGTATGGGGGTGAAGGCTGCGAAAATCGCGGCGTACATCGGGGACATGAACAAATACCCGGAGCGTGGCAGGGAGCGGGACAAGGAGATGAGCAAGGCGCGACGGGATCTGGACTGGCAGCGCCAGTTCGAGCTTGCGCTCTTCCCGCACGACGCCGCAGCGATTCGGGCAAGCCGGACCCCGGAGGACGAGAGCACCTGCACCATGTGCGGAGATTTCTGCGCCTCCCGCGGTGCGGCGAAACTCTTTGCGGGTGATCTGGCAGGAGACAAGATCTAGCTGCAGATGATGGGATTTCGTCGCGGTCCTGTCCCCTCCGTTAACGTCGGCCGGACCGTCCCCTCCCCCCTTGCGGGGGAGGGACAGGGTGGGGGAGAAGGTGCCCCCAGTCCAGCAGATGGCAGCTTCACCCACCCCCTGTCCCCCTCCCGTCAAGGGAGGGGGTACCTTCCTCACGCTGGCTCCCCGGTATTTGCGGATGAGCAATAAAAGAGGGGGGGACGCGAAGCCGCCACCACGGTTATGGAGAACTGATGAATTTAATTACGGCACTGCTGCTATTTCTCATAGCCGCTACCCCCGCTCACGCCATGCATATCTCGGAGGGAATCCTCCCGTTCTCCTGGGCTATTGCCTGGAGTGCAGCGGCGCTCCCCTTCGTTGCTCTCGGTGTCAGGCGGCTCACCGCTTTGGCGCGGGAAGATCTCTCCATGAAGCCGCTGGTGGGGATGCTGGCGGCCGTCGTCTTCATAATCTCCTGCATGCCGATACCGGTCCCGACAGCCGGGACCTGCTCTCACCCTTGCGGCACCGGGATCGCCGCGATACTCGCCGGTCCGCTCCTGAGCGTGCTGATATCGGCGGTCGCTCTCCTGATCCAGGCGCTCTTTCTGGCGCACGGCGGCCTCTCGACACTCGGCGCGAACGTCTTCTCCATGGGGGTGGTCGGCTCCTTCGCGGCATTCGCCGTGTTCAAAACGGTCCGCAGGGCGGGCGGCTCTCTTGCTGTCGCCGCTTTCCTAGCCGGCATCGCCGCCGACTGGTTCACCTATGCGGCGACCTCGTTTGTGCTTGCCAGCGGGATTCGGGGGGATGCGCCCCTCATGCCCCTCTTCGTGAAAGTGCTCCTTGCCTTCGTCCCGACGCAGCTGCCGATCGGCATCCTGGAGGGAGCCGTGACGGCGGGGATGGTGACTCTTCTTTCCCAGAAGCGCCCGGATCTTCTGATACGGATGCGGGTCTTGAAAGCGGGGGAGGTGTCCACGAATGGCTGAGAAAAGAGGGAGGGGAAAAAGGGGCTTCATGCGTCTTGCGCTTGTGCCGAGTCTCCTTTTGGCGTTTTACTTCTTCACCTCGGCTCCGAAAGCGTACACCGGCGTCGATGAGGCGGTGGTGGAAAAGATCGCGAGGGAACATGGGCGGGAGGCATCGCGGCCGCTCTTCGATCCGGGGGAGGGTGATCTCCTGCTCTTCCTATTCCTGGCCGCCG
The DNA window shown above is from Geomonas sp. RF6 and carries:
- the thiC gene encoding phosphomethylpyrimidine synthase ThiC, with protein sequence MKTQIELARAGIISEQMAAVAQNEGVSPEFVREKTAQGRIVIPWNSVRKPKAVGIGEGLRTKVNASIGTSSDIIDYASEVAKARAAEESGADTLMELSVGGDLDRVRREVIAAVDLPVGNVPLYQAFCEASRKYGNPNKLDDEMLFDIIERQCADGMAFMAVHCGINLYTLERLKRQGYRYGGLVSKGGVSMAAWMLATGRENPLYEQFDRVVGILKKYDTVLSLGNGLRAGAIHDSSDRAQIQELLINCELAELGREMGCQMLVEGPGHVPLDEIEGNIKLQKRMSGGAPYYMLGPIATDVAPGFDHITAAIGAAQSSRYGADLICYITPAEHLALPNEEDVRMGVKAAKIAAYIGDMNKYPERGRERDKEMSKARRDLDWQRQFELALFPHDAAAIRASRTPEDESTCTMCGDFCASRGAAKLFAGDLAGDKI